The DNA region ATCCTGCACCGTCAGAATGCCGTAAAAACGCCCGTTTTCGCTAATAATCAAACTGTCGTAAAAATGGGCGTCCTCCCGGTTTAACGCCGCATCCACCACATCGCTGGCCGGAGTCAGCAAATCGCATACGAGCGGATGCTCGTCGGCAAAAACGGACGCCGGACGATCGTAGAACAAATCGGCCGCAAAACGCCCGGCCAAAAAGCGGTAAAACCGGTCCCGCATCAAAATCCCCAGCGGTTTGTTACTTTCATCACAAAGGACGATGCATGAAAGATCGGATTCGCGCTGGAACCGCCGCAGCACGCTGCGGCAGGACTCCTCCCGCCCGATGACCGGCACGCTTCGGCAGTACATGCGCACATCCACCTCGGCTTCCTCCCGCTCAGGCGCAACCGCCACCTCCGTCCCCGGTTCCCCGGCTATGGTTTGAACCGGCTCCGGACGTTCCAATTCCGCTACCGTCTGTGCTCCCACACGAACAACTCCCCTCAGATTGGTGCGTATTCATTAAAACAGCATAACCGGAAACTGTTTCCTTAATGTTTGCGGCATTTTGACCGTATGTAAAAAAACGTCCATCATCTTGCTTAAGTGATGGGCGTTTTTTTCTTGTTTACGACCAGCTTATATCCGACGCCGCGAATGGAATCGATATGCACCGATTGGGGATCGAGCTCCAGCTTTTTGCGCAGCGAACTGACATGAACGTCCACCGTACGTTGACCTCCGATGTAATCGAAGCCCCAGACCGCGTTCATCAGATCGTCGCGGGTCATCACGACCCCCGGTTTGCGCGCCAGATACAGCAGTACCTCAAATTCCTTCGGCCTTAGCGTAATGGCTTCCCCGTTTAAAGTAACCTCGTATTTCTCGGGGAAAATGGTCAATGCCCCCAGCGAAATCTGGGAGTTGTCCGGCACCGCGGATTCCCGCTCCTCCTGGCCGTTCGCTCTGCGGAGGACCGCCGCCACCCGGGCCAACAGTTCGGCAACGCCAAAAGGCTTGGTAATATAATCGTCAGCGCCCGATTTGAGGCCCTGCACCACTTCTTCCTCCGTATTTTTGGCGGTTAGAATAATTACCGGAGTCGTCACGCCTTCGCTTCTCAGCTTGGACATGATTTCAAACCCGTTCATGCCCGGAAGCATCAAATCCAGCAATATCAGGTCAAACTTCTGTTTGAGCGCCGTCTCGTATCCGGTCTGCCCATGATCTTCCACGACAACCTCATAGCCTTCGTTGGTAAGATTGTAAGACAGCAGCCTGGATAACGTCGGTTCATCTTCGATAACCAATAGACGTTGCGTCATAGAACCCCCTCATCTCTACATGTGATGATGACAAGCCCAGCATATCACGGGAATGTTAACGCGGTGTAAAAAATATAAAAATGGGTAAAATCGGTTCAACTTGTACTAACCCTCATCCAAAGTATGCATGAACGGGAGCTCGACTATGAATGAGGAGCCTTCGCCGACTTTGCTTTCCACGCTGATCGTGCCGTGGTGCAGATCGACGAGATGCTTCACGATGGACAGCCCCAAACCGGTTCCTCCGGAACTGCGGGACCGCGCTTTGTCCACCCGGTAAAAACGCTCGAAAATGCGCGGCAGATCTTTTTTCGGGATGCCGATCCCCGTATCGCTGACGACGATGCGAACCTTCTCGTCTTCCCCGCCTTCGCCCAAAATTGCGACATCGACGCGGACTCTGCCGCCTTCCTGCGTGTAACTGATCGCATTGGACAGCAGGTTCATGAAAATTTGCCGCAGCCGGTCTTCATCCCCTTCCATAAACAGGTGGTCGGGAATGTCGTGGGCCATGGCAATCGACTTCTTTTTGGCCGCGGGCAGCAGCACCTCGTAGATGCTGTCGAACAATTCCTTCAGATTTACGGGAGCGTATTCGAGCGGCACGAGCTTGGATTCGATTTTGGACAGGTCGAGAATGTCGCCGATCAGACGGTTCAGCCTGTCCCCTTCATCGTAAATGATCTGCAGGAACGAACGGGCCGTCTCCTCGTCTTTGACGCCTCCGGCGAGCAGTGTTTCGGCAAAGCCTTTGACCGCGGCGATCGGCGTTTTTAACTCGTGGGACACATTGGCCACGAATTCGCTGCGCATTCTTTCCAGCCGGCGGATGTCGGTCACATCCCGGAGCAGAAACAGCATCCCCCGGTATTTCCCGTTATCCTCGAACATCGGCACGCTGTCGAACAGCAATATTTTTTCCTCGGGATCGTAAACGTTGCGTTCCTCCTGGACATTTTCCTGGCGGGAAATCCCTTCCTCGACGAACTTCGTAAATTCATAGTTGCGTTTGATGTCGCGGTACGGTCTTCCCAGGAGCTGATAGCCCTTGACGTGCAGGATACGCTCCGCCTCCCGGTTGATCAGGGCGATAGCGCCCGAAGCGTCGACCATCACGATGCCGCCGGTCATGTTGGCCAGCACGCTTTGCAGCAAATCTTCGTTGTCATGAATCCGCTTGAGCTGCTGCTGCAGGCTGTCCGCCATCCCGTTGATCGCCTCGCCCAGCTGGCCGATTTCGTCCCGGCGGGCAAGCTTGACCCGGGCGTTGTAG from Paenibacillus macerans includes:
- a CDS encoding response regulator transcription factor; this encodes MTQRLLVIEDEPTLSRLLSYNLTNEGYEVVVEDHGQTGYETALKQKFDLILLDLMLPGMNGFEIMSKLRSEGVTTPVIILTAKNTEEEVVQGLKSGADDYITKPFGVAELLARVAAVLRRANGQEERESAVPDNSQISLGALTIFPEKYEVTLNGEAITLRPKEFEVLLYLARKPGVVMTRDDLMNAVWGFDYIGGQRTVDVHVSSLRKKLELDPQSVHIDSIRGVGYKLVVNKKKTPIT
- the pnpS gene encoding two-component system histidine kinase PnpS; this encodes MKTFRTKLSLILMGLVGISMLAAGLTMAQLFKNSHIRALEENMEREISLLEDTFRFVPVQGNASAEAYYTEQAKALKKMTDSRVTFITLDGKVVGDSEMDPEGMDNHAHRKEIESAEGGSAGSAIRYSHTVGENMLYVARRVTSADGFDGYIRLSMSLGAVEKGLTQGWLLMAGGLLILFLVAGFVSYRIAAGMTRPLEQITRVAHRISKLDYNARVKLARRDEIGQLGEAINGMADSLQQQLKRIHDNEDLLQSVLANMTGGIVMVDASGAIALINREAERILHVKGYQLLGRPYRDIKRNYEFTKFVEEGISRQENVQEERNVYDPEEKILLFDSVPMFEDNGKYRGMLFLLRDVTDIRRLERMRSEFVANVSHELKTPIAAVKGFAETLLAGGVKDEETARSFLQIIYDEGDRLNRLIGDILDLSKIESKLVPLEYAPVNLKELFDSIYEVLLPAAKKKSIAMAHDIPDHLFMEGDEDRLRQIFMNLLSNAISYTQEGGRVRVDVAILGEGGEDEKVRIVVSDTGIGIPKKDLPRIFERFYRVDKARSRSSGGTGLGLSIVKHLVDLHHGTISVESKVGEGSSFIVELPFMHTLDEG